A genomic segment from Aegilops tauschii subsp. strangulata cultivar AL8/78 chromosome 1, Aet v6.0, whole genome shotgun sequence encodes:
- the LOC109787358 gene encoding glucose-6-phosphate isomerase, cytosolic: protein MASPALISDTDQWKALQAHVGAIHKTHLRDLMTDADRCKAMTAEFEGVYLDYSRQQATTETIDKLFKLAEAAKLKEKIDKMFKGEKINTTENRSVLHVALRAPRDAVINSDGVNVVPEVWAVKDKIKQFSETFRSGSWVGATGKPLTNVVSVGIGGSFLGPLFVHTALQTDPEAAEAAKGRQLRFLANVDPVDVARSIKDLDPATTLVVVVSKTFTTAETMLNARTIKEWIVSSLGPQAVSKHMIAVSTNLKLVKEFGIDPNNAFAFWDWVGGRYSVCSAVGVLPLSLQYGFPIVQKFLEGASSIDNHVHTSSFEKNIPVLLGLLSVWNVSFLGYPARAILPYCQALEKLAPHIQQLSMESNGKGVSIDGVRLPFEAGEIDFGEPGTNGQHSFYQLIHQGRVIPCDFIGVIKSQQPVYLKGETVSNHDELMSNFFAQPDALAYGKTPEQLHSEKVPENLIPHKTFQGNRPSLSFLLSSLSAYEIGQLLSIYEHRIAVQGFIWGINSFDQWGVELGKSLASTVRKQLHASRMEGKPVEGFNPSSASLLTRFLAVKPSTPYDTTVLPKV, encoded by the exons ATGGCGTCGCCGGCGCTCATCTCCGACACCGACCAGTGGAAGGCCCTCCAG GCGCACGTCGGCGCGATCCACAAGACGCACCTGCGCGACCTCATGACGGACGCCGACCGATGCAAGGCAATGACGGC GGAATTCGAAGGCGTCTACCTGGACTACTCGAGGCAGCAGGCCACCACGGAGACCATCGACAAGCTCTTCAAGCTGGCAGAG GCTGCAAAGCTCAAGGAGAAGATTGACAAGATGTTTAAAGGCGAAAAG ATAAATACCACTGAGAACAGATCAGTGCTCCATGTGGCTCTAAGGGCTCCAAGAGACGCAGTCATAAACAGTGACGGTGTGAACGTGGTCCCCGAAGTTTGGGCTGTTAAGGATAAAATCAAGCAGTTTTCAGAGACTTTCAGAAGTGGCTCATGG GTTGGGGCAACTGGGAAACCATTGACAAATGTTGTCTCGGTTGGGATTGGTGGTAGCTTCCTTGGACCTCTGTTTGTGCATACGGCTCTCCAGACTG ACCCGGAAGCAGCAGAAGCTGCCAAAGGCCGACAACTGAGATT TCTTGCAAATGTTGATCCAGTTGATGTTGCACGGAGCATCAAAGATTTAGATCCTGCAACCACTCTTG TTGTGGTTGTCTCAAAGACCTTCACGACAGCTGAAACAATGTTAAATGCTCGAACTATCAAGGAGTGGATTGTCTCTTCTCTTGG ACCTCAGGCTGTTTCCAAACACATGATTGCTGTCAGTACTAATCTTAAG CTTGTCAAGGAGTTCGGAATTGACCCTAACAACGCTTTTGCGTTTTGGGACTGGGTTGGCGGCCGCTATAGTG TTTGCAGTGCTGTCGGTGTTCTGCCCTTATCTCTTCAGTATGGATTTCCAATTGTTCAGAA ATTTCTGGAGGGTGCTTCTAGCATTGACAATCATGTCCATACATCTTCATTTGAGAAAAATATACCT GTACTCCTTGGTTTGTTGAGTGTGTGGAATGTTTCATTTCTCGGATATCCGGCTAGG GCAATATTACCATACTGTCAAGCACTTGAGAAACTAGCACCACATATTCAGCAG CTTAGCATGGAGAGTAATGGAAAGGGTGTCTCCATTGATGGTGTTCGACTTCCATTTGAGGCTGGTGAAATTGATTTTGGTGAACCTGGAACAAACGGGCAACACAGCTTCTATCAATTAATCCATCAG GGAAGAGTTATTCCTTGTGATTTTATTGGCGTCATAAAAAGCCAGCAGCCCGTTTACCTGAAAG GGGAAACTGTTAGCAATCATGATGAGTTGATGTCCAATTTCTTTGCTCAGCCTGATGCGCTTGCCTATGGAAAG ACTCCTGAGCAATTACACAGCGAGAAAGTTCCCGAAAATCTTATCCCTCACAAG ACTTTTCAGGGCAACCGGCCATCACTGAGTTTCTTGCTGTCTTCGTTATCTGCCTATGAGATTGGACAG CTTTTATCCATCTATGAGCACCGGATCGCAGTTCAGGGTTTCATATGGGGAATCAACTCGTTTGACCAGTGGGGAGTGGAGCTGGGCAAG TCACTGGCTTCTACAGTGAGGAAACAGTTGCATGCATCACGCATGGAAGGAAAGCCCGTCGAGGGCTTCAACCCCAGCAGCGCAAGTTTGCTCACACGGTTTCTTGCG GTTAAACCATCCACCCCATATGACACGACAGTGCTTCCAAAAGTGTAA
- the LOC109787357 gene encoding uncharacterized protein, which yields MTGGKMAAATAAKWAEGYPWKEKLAKYKGELSKGVWGYWELGAWKPLGISGRQRARLRKEVLLAGEDWAYDPPRGEMRTKRKGHKVDRIAAEKRANTVELMKKMPQMLLDYKKRRWDKKMKDEEAAAAKAT from the exons ATGACGGGGGGGAagatggcggcggcgacggcggcgaagtgggcgGAGGGGTACCCGTGGAAGGAGAAGCTGGCCAAGTACAAGGGGGAGCTGAGCAAGGGGGTGTGGGGGTACTGGGAGCTGGGCGCGTGGAAGCCGCTGGGGATCAGCGGGCGGCAGCGCGCGCGGCTCCGCAAGGAGGTGCTCCTCGCCGGCGAGGACTGGGCCTACGACCCGCCCCGCGGCGAGATGCGCACCAAGCGCAAGGGCCACAAGGTCGACCGCATCGCCGCCGAGAA GCGTGCCAACACCGTTGAGCTGATGAAGAAGATGCCCCAGATGCTCCTCGACTACAAG AAACGTAGGTGGGATAAAAAGATGAAAGACGAGGAGGCAGCGGCAGCAAAGGCTACTTAG
- the LOC109787356 gene encoding uncharacterized protein has product MVLARKKLKQKLHTLLPGGGAEGEAAAEARKIKVRLVASKRPRPKRPGPRPPRTKSAKNKKASPEKSPAPAVDVEDPEEKAEEEPAVDVAEGLEEPAVGEGEPASKAELERRRKERRKEEKEKRKKKKEKMRARKLAEAEAAANKKSEEEPGKQGLEADGAEDLEELEVDEAALAQKAEVMRRREERRKEKKEKRRVRRLMEAEAAANKKSDEEAEEQDVEVAGADPAVPDDSEHNLDATKVEGEAKEIKSEEVKKIKSEEPGQAGVSDNPIAPHDSEQSIKKVYVGGIPYYSSEDDIRSFFEGCGSITALDCMTFPDTGKFRGIAILTFKTDAAAKRALALDGADMGGFLLKVQPYKANREKVKSNHEKEDFAPKMIEGYNRTYVGNLAWDVTEDDLRKFFSDCKISSVRFGTDKETGEFKGFAHVDFSDSTSLAIALKLDQNVIKGRPARIRCAVPKKENQKPNDNAATSDSSKNNIRTCYECGTPGHLSFACPNKKVSEVISSENKDNTDSAEALSKKRRTCYECGVPGHISSACPNKKASEVIADETKANIDSATTASKKRRTCYECGIPGHLSSACPNKSAPEVIADDYKANTESATTASKKRRTCYECGIPGHLSSACPNKSAPEVIADENKANTESASTASKKRRTCYECGVSGHLSSACPNKKATEINPEEAAKPVGGSSTEPSAVSGENKPSDDTSSAPPKKKKRRTCYECGIAGHLSSECPNKAK; this is encoded by the exons atggtgCTCGCCCGCAAGAAGCTGAAGCAGAAGCTCCACACGCTCCTCCCCGGCGGGGGCGCCGAGGGGGAGGCCGCCGCGGAGGCGAGGAAGATAAAGGTGCGGCTGGTGGCCTCCAAGCGGCCCCGGCCCAAGCGTCCGGGGCCCCGCCCTCCCCGGACCAAGAGTGCCAAGAACAAGAAGGCGTCTCCGGAGAAGTCACCCGCTCCGGCGGTGGACGTGGAGGACCCGGAGGAGAAGGCGGAGGAGGAGCCGGCGGTGGACGTTGCGGAGGGCCTGGAGGAGCCGGCCGTGGGCGAGGGGGAACCTGCGTCGAAGGCGGAGCTGGAGCgacggaggaaggagaggaggaaggaggagaaggagaagaggaagaagaagaaggagaagatgcGGGCGAGGAAGTTGGCGGAGGCGGAGGCCGCCGCGAACAAGAAGTCCGAGGAAGAGCCGGGGAAGCAGGGCCTTGAAGCTGACGGTGCTGAGGACCTGGAGGAGCTGGAGGTGGACGAGGCGGCCCTGGCGCAGAAGGCGGAGGTGATGCGGcggagggaggagaggaggaaggagaagaaggagaagaggaGGGTCAGGAGACtgatggaggcggaggcggcggcgaacAAGAAGTCTGATGAAGAGGCGGAGGAGCAGGACGTGGAAGTGGCCGGCGCTGATCCGGCCGTGCCAGACGACAG TGAACACAATCTAGACGCCACAAAGGTGGAAGGAGAGGCGAAGGAAATTAAGTCAGAAGAGGTGAAGAAAATCAAGTCAGAAGAGCCTGGCCAGGCAGGTGTATCTGACAATCCAATTGCGCCGCATGATAG TGAGCAAAGTATAAAGAAGGTGTATGTTGGTGGCATCCCGTACTATTCATCTGAGGATGACATTAGAAGTTTCTTTGAAGGATGTGGAAGTATCACTGCGCTGGACTGCATGACATTTCCTGACACCGGGAAATTCAGGGGTATTGCCATTCTCACATTCAAG ACTGATGCCGCTGCAAAAAGGGCATTGGCTCTTGATGGTGCAGATAT GGGAGGATTCCTTTTGAAAGTCCAGCCTTACAAAGCTAACCGCGAAAAGGTCAAATCTAACCATGAGAAGGAAGATTTTGCACCAAAGATGATAGAGGGATACAATAGGACATATGTTGGAAACCTAGCTTGGGACGTAACAGAGGATGATCTGAGGAAATTCTTTTCTGATTGCAAGATCTCATCCGTCCGTTTTGGAACAGACAAGGAGACAGGTGAATTCAAAGGCTTCGCGCATGTTGATTTTTCTGATAGCACATCTCTTGCTATTGCTCTGAAGCTTGACCAGAACGTGATTAAGGGGAGACCAGCCAGAATCAGATGTGCCGTTCCAAAGAAAGAAAACCAGAAACCAAATGACAATGCGGCAACTTCAGATTCATCAAAGAACAACATCCGTACATGTTATGAATGTGGCACTCCTGGCCATCTATCTTTTGCTTGCCCTAATAAGAAGGTTTCTGAAGTCATATCCAGTGAAAATAAGGATAATACTGATTCAGCTGAAGCATTGTCGAAGAAGAGGCGCACGTGTTATGAATGTGGCGTTCCTGGCCATATATCGTCAGCTTGCCCCAACAAAAAGGCTTCTGAAGTCATAGCTGATGAAACTAAGGCCAATATTGACTCTGCCACAACAGCATCGAAGAAGAGACGGACATGCTATGAATGTGGCATTCCTGGTCATCTGTCATCTGCTTGCCCAAATAAAAGTGCTCCTGAAGTCATAGCTGATGACTATAAGGCCAATACTGAATCTGCCACAACAGCGTCGAAGAAGAGACGGACATGCTATGAATGTGGCATTCCTGGTCATCTATCATCTGCTTGCCCAAATAAAAGTGCTCCTGAAGTCATAGCTGATGAAAATAAGGCCAATACTGAATCTGCCTCAACAGCGTCGAAGAAGAGACGGACATGCTATGAATGTGGCGTCTCCGGTCATCTCTCGTCAGCTTGCCCCAACAAAAAGGCCACTGAGATTAATCCTGAGGAAGCAGCTAAACCTGTTGGTGGCTCAAGTACGGAACCTTCAGCCGTTTCTGGTGAAAATAAACCTAGTGACGACACAAGCTCTGCGCCTCCAAAGAAAAAGAAGAGAAGGACGTGCTATGAATGCGGCATAGCTGGTCATCTCTCATCAGAATGCCCCAACAAGGCCAAATGA
- the LOC109787351 gene encoding uncharacterized protein has product MTNRFAFEEKEMARMLLLVSREQPMPMPMPVAVHGDRALERVFVCKTCDRVFPSFQALGGHRASHKKPRLDDGGDLKPKLHGCSVCGLEFAIGQALGGHMRRHRAMAAGGGGGLMAMTPPAAAIEKHGGGNGAVVGMKRGLWLDLNHPPCDEYGASCEGDDECGHDAAAAGYTFHQFLDIGTMAVDCV; this is encoded by the coding sequence ATGACGAATAGGTTCGCTTTCGAGGAGAAGGAGATGGCACGCATGCTTCTGCTTGTGTCGCGGGAGCAGCCGATGCCCATGCCGATGCCGGTGGCAGTGCACGGTGACCGCGCCCTGGAGCGGGTGTTCGTGTGCAAGACGTGCGACCGCGTGTTCCCGTCGTTCCAGGCGCTGGGCGGGCACCGGGCCAGCCACAAGAAGCCACGGCTGGACGACGGCGGCGACCTCAAGCCCAAGCTGCACGGATGCTCCGTCTGCGGCCTCGAGTTCGCCATCGGCCAGGCGCTCGGCGGCCACATGCGGCGCCACCGCGCCATGGCCGCGGGCGGAGGCGGTGGCCTCATGGCCATGACGCCACCGGCAGCAGCGATAGAGAAGCATGGTGGCGGCAACGGCGCTGTTGTCGGCATGAAACGCGGGCTGTGGCTCGACCTGAACCACCCACCTTGCGACGAGTACGGCGCCAGCTGCGAGGGCGACGACGAGTGCGGCCACGATGCAGCTGCCGCCGGGTACACGTTCCACCAGTTCCTGGATATcggcaccatggcggtggactgCGTCTAG